The Prunus dulcis unplaced genomic scaffold, ALMONDv2, whole genome shotgun sequence nucleotide sequence CTTGGTTTCAAGTGATGTTATACGTGGCAACCGAATCATCGGAAGATCTCTTCCGTATGGCATCTGTGTGCCCATTGTTCCAAACTTTGGCAAACAGTCCACAAGTGTGGAACACCATTTCAATGGCAAAGTACCCATACCATCCTATCTGGTACCGTGCCAGACCTGCGGTCCAGCATTTCTTGGAACAATGCAGGGCTTGCGATAACCATGAGTCCATATTTAGAGAAGCATTCGATATTTTTTTCAAGCACGGTAAGGTGGAAGCGTTGTATGGGATGCGCAATGCAGCCACGGCAGGCCATATGGAAGCGGCTTATGTAGTTGGACTACTTGGTATGTCCGGAATTGATCTATCAAAAGAGGATGCATTACAATTCTTGTGTTCTTTGAATCAGCGTAACAACATTGATATGAAAGGAACCAGGGATGCTTTGACACGAAGATTAAACACAACATGTGTTGCAACACATATCGTAGATATGTTTGACTATGGGAAGATTAAGTTTAATCGCTGCAGCGCTTGTAACAACAATGAATggtattttgttattcaaggCTGGCCTAGTGAAGACAAGATAAATCCTGCCTTCTGGACTTGTTGCAATCGATGCAAATGGCACCGAGAGAGTATTTTTTGGTCCAAACTGATGCGTGAGTATGTTGTGCGAGGGAATCACGTTTTTTTGCATTAGTTTGAGTACGAATTTACGGTTTTGATGCATTGTGGACTTGCTTCTCTTCACTTCTAGGTTGGCTGGCTACGTTGTACATATGTTGTATAAATGTTGTTTAAAAGTTGGTATTTTGTCATAAAccgttttatatataaatgtataatatttattatataggGGAATTATTACTTACATCATAGGCGGCTAGGATTGATATTTTACTGACACAGATATTTTGCTCACCGACCCCAATCTTCATATTTCGTAAACGAAAAGTCATGCATGGAGTAAATAGGTGTCTTTTCACCGGTGCTTGGGAATGACATTTTCCCACTCTGCAATGAAGGATTTGGTTACACGTTTCTTAAGCAAAAGTTGAACACTGATTGACGTTGAatactttttttgtgtggaaggaGTACAATGGATGACTTGtatatttccatattttgtttcaaaacatcccttaaacctaaaaatgaataaaattaacaaattgaagaacaaagaaaccGATGAGCACTACAAATGGCCTATTCACacggaaaataaaattgttttcaacaAGTTGGActaaatataattaacaaaGGGACACCGTCAAAAGTAATAtgataataattataataattgtggataaataataataaaatactaatgTAGCATAACCATGAAACAGGGAATTCAGTAGGAAGATGAAATCTTAATAAGTTAGTAGAAATTTTCGgatcatttttctaatttttgtgtatttagttctgaattttccaagaaaaaggaataaaataataatttagggtaaaatgggaggatgtggccatgttgactgacgtacacttgtgcaagtggTGAAAGGTGACCGGCTGAGATTGTGCGAGGTGTCTTTTTGCAATTAGGGTTGGCTATTATAGTGGAAAAATCCATTGGAAtaggtaataaatagtaggaaatTCCAAAAAAAGGTTGGGAAAATTACCCGGGCCTCCTTGTGACGTCATAAAAATAGGACAACCTATAAATCATCCGTCTCGCAATTTCTtaatccaaattgttttacataactcacttccctctttaccctaagtattgatgtttgttaacttcaacttcaataacctacttCAAGAAGCATCTCCCGTTAATGTTTGGAATAATTGTCTAAAATGCGTAACAATGAATCGGAGAATTCAGCAAGGGAGATGGAGTGTCAATGAGTTCGTAGCAATTTTaggaaataattttgaatttttgtgtattaagttatgaattttataagacaaaggaataaaataataatttagggtaaaatgggaggatgtggccatgttgactgacgtacacttgtgcaagGGGTGAAAGGTGACTGGCTGAGATTGCGCCAGGTACCTCATGGGAATTAGGGTTGGctattttagtggaaaaatccTTCATAAtaggtaataaatagtaggaaatTCCTAAAAATGCCCCAAAAATTACTCCGGCCTCCTTGTGACGTCATAAAACTAGGAGAACCTATAAATCATTCGTCTTGCAATTTCTGAAtccaaattgttttacataactcactttcctcttaaccctaagtattgatgtttgttaacttcaacttcaataacctacttcaacaagcatctcccgttaatgttcggaattatttttaaaactgcGTAACAATGAATCGGAGATTTCAGTAGGAAAGATGGAGTGTCAATGAGATGGTAGCAATTTTTggataatttttatattttttgtgtaattagttctgatttttgtaaggaaaagtaataaaataataatttagggtaaaaaaggaggatgtggccatgttgactgacgtacacttgtgcaagtAGTCATAAGTGACGGGGTGAGATCGCGCCAGGTGTCCTCTTGCtattgttttggctttttttgtGCAACAATATGTGGAAATAGGtaataaattataagaaaatccaaaatattcCCGGATaatgacaaaatcaaaattatttgtacATAACTCACTTTCATCTTAACCCTAATTCACGTTAACACGTATATTTCGGATAATATTCgatttaaaatttgtaataatacaataattagtttcactatatacaataatatgttttgttataaaagttgaacataaataataattgcacTTGCTTTGAAGCCATCATTGCAACTACGCCTAGAGCTTTCAAGACGTCAGTTCatattcaataagttgtccacatgCAACTGCACCTAGAGTTTTAAACACGTCAGCggtattcaataagttgtccacatgCAACTGCACTTAGAGATTTTAACACGTCAgaggtattcaataagttgtccaaATGACGCCGCATTGGGAATCactaatatatttttcaatcatgtcaaatcacataaaataatgcCAGACTTGTTCTCAATAACCTCACACAAGTGAAGCAATTTTAAAACCCTTAGTGAATATTTGTCCTAGTCTATATGAGTGTTTATATATTCAGTCTGCATTTTTTTCACAGTATATGTTAACTTTTAGAGGGATTCCACAAACATagaatataaataaatcaagaAATAGTAGGAGATGAACCagtacaaaaaacaatatataaatagtacatAATAATTCCATAACCTTGTCACAAACGCACTCACAAAAGGTTTTCCACAAACCTTGTcctaacatataataaataaaggcaacattgcatatgatgcaaccatgtccaaatctgatacgttataaaaaaaaaatggacatgGCAGCAACATATGACTGAAGTAGATGGGCTCTTTGCATCTTCTGTTTTCGTAATTAAGGACATCAAAATAGTAAGGTTTAAATCTTCCATAGTAGTTAGCATCAAAATAGCTTTGAAGCAGACTGTAACGAAAATTCCAATTCCACTGATTTGCCTCTGCTCAAAGATGAGAACCAAAAAGGTTACTTCCCCTGCTGAGTATATTTTGTGACGTCGGAAACGGTAATAGATGACCAATCAAACCCGGGTACGACGAGTTTTGCATAGGATCGGAAGTAGTCGAATCCAGCTTGCATCTCACGCTTCTTTGACTCCGCTGCATTAGATGAGTTCTTGTATTTTGTAACAGCTACACTCCGAAGTCGTTTGTGTCTACGCTTCATGCGCTGCAACTTCGCCCATTCCAGATTGGCCTGCcttttgtcatcttcaatttggccttcaacaaattccaaacgtgcccttgccctttggaTTTCATCAACAAGTTGAAGATGCCTCTCCTTCCAAAAACCAACAACTCTTTCGACTCaaaacttccaacaaaatggtcattctGTCTAGGAATGTGACATTGCTTGTCTGGTGACTCACTTGCGTGTCGAAGGCGGTCTTTGTTTGGAGGGGTGTTTATTATGCTCACATCAAACTTGGTTAGTAAATCCATTCTTTGGGGGGAATgagtttgtttggttgagaGAGTATCAGTAGATGGAGACAGATTCGGTGGAGGAGTGAGTTTTGTGGGGGAGGAGAATTTATATGAAAGGGGTGATAGTAATACCAAGAAAAGGCTTCCCGCCAAAAATATTTGGTGGACaatgtataaattaatttttggtctgaTACAATATAAGTTTAATCCTAACTAGTTTGGTTGAGTTAACTAAGTAGATGTCACTTCCATTGAGTTTCTCTCAACCACTATCAGTGGTGTAAGGAGAGTGTGAGGTTGACATGcttcaaaagcaaaacctgacacctcttttaaaaaaattcccgccaAAAAGTACATATGTTGACTACACACAAGCTTTGTATGTTGGTCTATAAACCTATCTTCCCTTTCTGAAACGAACTTGCATATGCAATCCTCATCCTcccaaaacaaagaggattattcaagcatgtcaacctctTCAGGCGCCAACAATACAATCGAAGATGACAAATTGGAGTCGCAGGTTTTGTTTCCACATTCTACTCGCCGTCCCCTTCctttttcaacatcatttggGAGTGAGGGGGACTCCGATGATCCATTAGAGGCAATACATGCAGTCAGTGCCAAGCTGGATTATAATTCCAGACTGATCAATTCATGGCACGAGAAATGTGTTGAAGACGAGGCAATTTTGGCTGATCTTAACATTAGAGTGAACAAANNNNNNNNNNNNNNNNNNNNNNNNNNNNNNNNNNNNNNNNNNNNNNNNNNNNNNNNNNNNNNNNNNNNNNNNNNNNNNNNNNNNNNNNNNNNNNNNNNNNNNNNNNNNNNNNNNNNNNNNNNNNNNNNNNNNNNNNNNNNNNNNNNNNNNNNNNNNNNNNNNNNNNNNNNNNNNNNNNNNNNNNNNNNNNNNNNNNNNNNNNNNNNNNNNNNNNNNNNNNNNNNNNNNNNNNNNNNNNNNNNNNNNNNNNNNNNNNNNNNNNNNNNNNNNNNNNNNNNNNNNNNNNNNNNNNNNNNNNNNNNNNNNNNNNNNNNNNNNNNNNNNNNNNNNNNNNNNNNNNNNNNNNNNNNNNNNNNNNNNNNNNNNNNNNNNNNNNNNNNNNNNNNNNNNNNNNNNNNNNNNNNNNNNNNNNNNNNNNNNNNNNNNNNNNNNNNNNNNNNNNNNNNNNNNNNNNNNNNNNNNNNNNNNNNNNNNNNNNNNNNNNNNNNNNNNNNNNNNNNNNNNNNNNNNNNNNNNNNNNNNNNNNNNNNNNNNNNNNNNNNNNNNNNNNNNNNNNNNNNNNNNNNNNNNNNNNNNNNNNNNNNNNNNNNNNNNNNNNNNNNNNNNNNNNNNNNNNNNNNNNNNNNNNNNNNNNNNNNNNNNNNNNNNNNNNNNNNNNNNNNNNNNNNNNNNNNNNNNNNNNNNNNNNNNNNNNNNNNNNNNNNNNNNNNNNNNNNNNNNNNNNNNNNNNNNNNNNNNNNNNNNNNNNNNNNNNNNNNNNNNNNNNNNNNNNNNNNNNNNNNNNNNNNNNNNNNNNNNNNNNNNNNNNNNNNNNNNNNNNNNNNNNNNNNNNNNNNNNNNNNNNNNNNNNNNNNNNNNNNNNNNNNNNNNNNNNNNNNNNNNNNNNNNNNNNNNNNNNNNNNNNNNNNNNNNNNNNNNNNNNNNNNNNNNNNNNNNNNNNNNNNNNNNNNNNNNNNNNNNNNNNNNNNNNNNNNNNNNNNNNNNNNNNNNNNNNNNNNNNNNNNNNNNNNNNNNNNNNNNNNNNNNNNNNNNNNNNNNNNNNNNNNNNNNNNNNNNNNNNNNNNNNNNNNNNNNNNNNNNNNNNNNNNNNNNNNNNNNNNNNNNNNNNNNNNNNNNNNNNNNNNNNNNNNNNNNNNNNNNNNNNNNNNNNNNNNNNNNNNNNNNNNNNNNNNNNNNNNNNNNNNNNNNNNNNNNNNNNNNNNNNNNNNNNNNNNNNNNNNNNNNNNNNNNNNNNNNNNNNNNNNNNNNNNNNNNNNNNNNNNNNNNNNNNNNNNNNNNNNNNNNNNNNNNNNNNNNNNNNNNNNNNNNNNNNNNNNNNNNNNNNNNNNNNNNNNNNNNNNNNNNNNNNNNNNNNNNNNNNNNNNNNNNNNNNNNNNNNNNNNNNNNNNNNNNNNNNNGAATCTTTAAACATCAATAACATGtcattaatcttcataacaaccacatttcgtctaatacaaatataaatcattcacTTGGTCCGTGCATCCTGTCAAAATCGTCGAATAATGGGTCACTATGATGTATTGGAGTTGATTCGTCGTTGTTCGACGGTGATGTCCtgcataaacatcaaacacaagcacataaaaattttacctattcaaattttagatgctATTACAAATAGTGTTAGCATCTTACGGTGTGTTCAAGGCTGGGCATTGTCTTCTATCATGACCAATGTGTCCACACTCCCGTCAGTGTCTAATCCCtcgcttcattgccttttcctttgctcccgttactcctttcgaccttcctttgcacctcactctcttatggtctttcatatattgtgtttgagagctgaaccctccaacttcgttattacttggtccatccttcagcaacttcaacttcacctACAAACTTTTTTGAGTCTCTGACAGTACctcacatccttcttcactcattactgcatcacaacatatcaatgcattccacttacacaaaacattgcccaaattgacacaaaatacgcatagcctaacttccaattacacaaaacgtaagcaaaatttcataagttacgtcatctcttgtgaaataatctgttcaaaataacattagaaccaatatgttcaactaagaacacaaatgtaattcaaaccaccaattacagaacttcacccaatatcctctccaaatgcttactcctaatgtcattaagcctaagtttaggttcttttacctacatttcataattttccaccccgaccaacaacaatgaactaagtatattgaatattcataagcaaatgacacattattgattccaaaaatgacgcattattgatgccacaaatgacgaatttcccaccctcacaaaaaataaaccaaacccaataaaatcaattcagcaagtgaacttacctctcaaaatcaatcgggaCCTCTGAAGTCAGTCAACTGGaaagaatgtggtggacattagagaagactctttggtatttgagactccatctctaccaaaatcgaggaccaactgctgctgcggcttctagctacaaaaagagatatgctactttgctttcatctggaatcttgtcagctgaatgaaaaagagaaggggttttcacttgagccatagaatcaaaacagggcaacagCTAGGTAAGAGACATTCTTCGTAATACCCAGGTTACCATAGATCGCAAGCCTCCCAACGAGCTAATGACAATCGAGTGACTATACggtttgggagatttggatccttctaattgtgggtttgctttacattcaaaaagagaggattgtgttcttcaattttttagagagagagaaagaggggaagaactgaagttgggtttctaacgggttagatttcaacccgtttctacatgcaccctcttttaaaaactcaccgttggatgaaatccaacggctcttacatacccctcacaaacaccccttataacttcccACTCACTATAGACTCTCCCTAAAAAAAATCGGGTCAAACTATATTTGGTTTTGGCTCATTGGGTTGGACTAACCTTCTTTAACTCGTGAGTCGCGACCGCAGGCCAACTGATAGTCCCTTCCTATCACAAATTTACAAGAATTTTATAATGAGGGCCTTATTTAAGGTCCTTAGATGAGACCCTATCTCTTAATCGttgaatcaaattaattagttattaaattaaattaattaaattaatccaACAATTAAGAAATAAGACCTCATCTAATGCCTTATAGAATGACTCCACAAACTCACATAGCCTATATTATCAAATTGTTGGGTTCATTTAGAAACTCCCAGCTTAAGCTGAAAACTTCAAATTCGGCTAGGCCCAATGGACACCATCAACCTAAAACTTGGGCCTGAATAGTGGATCCAGTTGAGCACGAGTTCCGCCATTTCCGCTGCCTAGACCTCAGTCAGTCTGCCGCCCGCCAACTTCAACAGTAtttgactctctctctctctctctctctctctctctctctgtggtaAAAGTAAAGCTTTGTTTTTTATCTCACAAAATCTTAGATCCTGTAGTAGTTTCGAAAgcttcattctctctctttatctCTCTATGAAGTGTTGGAATTGCGCAAATGGGCAATTGGAGACATCGTCCCCCTCGTAGAATCTACCGTCAAGAAAAGCTTCCAAGCGTATACCCTCTACCATATCACCCCGAACCTCCTCCCCCTTCAGGTAATTTTCtgtctttctttgttttttgaacTTGTTTACTATCAATTTGAATTGGGTTCTTCTTGAATTGTTGGTTTGTAGGTTTTTCTTGATGTGTTTTATCTGAATTCTTTATATGGCACATGTTCTAGTTGTTCCAGTTTTTCCCCTTTTATCAAatcctttttactttttcagtaAATGGTTCCTAAGAAAATACCAAAGCTTATAAACACTTAGATATTTTAGATTGTTTATTTGTTCAGCAGAGAAACTTACTGAGAATTCCAGGCGGGTATTATAACAGTCTGGGGAGCAATGCTAGAAAGCACCTATTTATAAGACACTTGTTAGGATTGAAGACTGATAATTGGATATAGATACCTTATTATGGTCTACTTTGATTGGCTTATCGTGAAATAGAACTACATTTGTTTGTGCCCATCATTTATTACTTCTTCATGTGCTTTGGTGCATTCAAAATGCACAGAGTTTGCATGCTTTAATTGGTCAGGTTACTTCCGTCGTGTATGTTAAACCCATTAGCCTATTTGTTCACCCATTTCACTATCTTGAGTGTGCTACTTTGTCTTCGGAATGCCTTTCCTATTGACAGCAGATTTACATGTGAGAAAATAGTGCCCGAAGCCATGTCTAATACCCTTTTCATATTGTAGATTACTAAATTTAAATTGGTCTCCTAAAATTAAACTTTGCAGAAGaggattaaattttttttcctgtgtagttttgtgtgttttgtaaCAGAGCCGGCTAATTCGTTTTCTTTGTTACctatggaaattttttttgttatttcaattttcgGCAGGCTTTCGGTTCCATTTATAATtcattttgaacaaaataagaaaCCTTAACATAACTAATTTTGTCTCAAGCATTGTGAGGTTTCTATGATAATTGCTTAGACTCTGGAAATTGTTCAAATAGGAATCGCTTATCATCTGCATCATAACGTCAGTCCTAGATTGTTAAAGACGTGAGTTCAGTACTTTCCTATTATTTTGGTTGGTCATGTggcttatctctttttttttttcttttttttttattattagttttttatGTTCACATGACGTATGGGGCATTAATTCCGCGTCTTGGTAATCTCATCATTGTTGAAAGAGTCATTCTATTGGAAtcttactttctttttttctttttttcatttgtagGGTTTTGTAAGGATGGTATACCTTATTGGGAAAAGCAATTCTGCACTTTGGTTGGGTCCATACCATGGTGGAAGGTAGCAGATGCCAAGAGGTATATGTATGGAAATAGTAATGTACTCAATTGGAACGATTCAGCTGGCGAGGAGGCATTTCAAAATGCAAAACAGCGCTTTTGGGCGGACATCAATGGCGTCTCCTGTGACATCTCTCTGCCTGATGCAAGTATTTATATTGATGAAATAGATTGGTACCCTATTATTGATCCCGAACTCATTAAGGAAGTGGATTGTGAGTACTTTGCTCCTGATGAGGAAGAAGGGAATGGCAAGTTCGGGCGAAGAAACAAGAATACAAAATATTCAGCTTTTGTTACTCCAGATGGACATAACAGGGTTCCAAATAACAGCAGAAATGCTTGGGAATGTGACAACATTCAGGGTAGTGGAGATTTGAAAAACACAGTTCAGGGCAGAAACCAGTGGAATACTAATGGTGACAACCCTTGGGAAAGTGGAAGTACTCAGGGCAATGGAAGTATGGAGAAGAATGCATGGGAAGATAGCAGGGATAAGTCATGGGGATGGAACCAGATGGGAGATAATATCACTCTGTCAAAGGGTTGGGATAATGATGTTAAACCTTGGGAAGGTGGCTGTCAAGGTGTTGCGTCTGTGGAAGGTAATAGATGGGGTGATCCAATATGTAAGTCTTGGGGCTACAACCAGCAGGAGTCAAAGAATGTGGATCATAGTGAGAATCGTTGGGGGGGCGGTCCTA carries:
- the LOC117613715 gene encoding bifunctional endo-1,4-beta-xylanase XylA-like, with translation MGNWRHRPPRRIYRQEKLPSVYPLPYHPEPPPPSGFCKDGIPYWEKQFCTLVGSIPWWKVADAKRYMYGNSNVLNWNDSAGEEAFQNAKQRFWADINGVSCDISLPDASIYIDEIDWYPIIDPELIKEVDCEYFAPDEEEGNGKFGRRNKNTKYSAFVTPDGHNRVPNNSRNAWECDNIQGSGDLKNTVQGRNQWNTNGDNPWESGSTQGNGSMEKNAWEDSRDKSWGWNQMGDNITLSKGWDNDVKPWEGGCQGVASVEGNRWGDPICKSWGYNQQESKNVDHSENRWGGGPSQNNKSLKDRGWRDRGGDEWGWKQWGSQNNQKNNLDFRIVNSGSGARNQGGHKRERPQEYISDYKSSRFQGSDYQTGNCWSRGNNRKRVSFARV